Proteins from one Microcaecilia unicolor chromosome 2, aMicUni1.1, whole genome shotgun sequence genomic window:
- the CCDC96 gene encoding coiled-coil domain-containing protein 96 — translation MAAEESLEDGELSAIQGQEEPPVPAAREEELHPEQDSRQPEDEPGEKVEEEEQQQLETLRETEPQPEGEEQQQQEEAAKEPEAGEEAPAEEQQQPRDARTPGGEEVEGAETVEQAQEEEARVSEPEPTVQEKDDDDEQEEEEQQQQQRSRQSSLAEEQEEKDDEEDQIRGTAERSELVLRYLAMCGEREMLLQHSLLLQHKLCTSFRRRRGSEVRRSPKSRSSVPASPLPASAAPALEMEQRYQRTLEALTELRVQFMQDSAQYKQQADELESRCQEILEKVDVDWRVFQERKKQVALAVLSRRGGKQAAVEELEQMQAREQRREETVVQVRLENIKLKDQVHELELELRASEELAEGLHLIDFEQLKIENQTYNEKIEERNEELQKLRRKITSTVHVLAHLKEKLQFVQAENLVKKDRLTEVEAAVALRRDILTKTKQARDSLRISNVKLRQKCGLLGNEALLRDFEDKVDASEELSRRLETLKRRHAELTLNCSAIKKKIKEAKLAKAALQK, via the exons ATGGCTGCCGAGGAGTCGCTGGAAGACGGTGAACTGAGCGCAATCCAGGGCCAAGAAGAGCCGCCGGTGCCCGCTGCCAGAGAGGAAGAGCTTCATCCCGAACAGGACAGCCGACAGCCAGAAGACGAGCCCGGGGAGAAGgtagaggaggaggagcagcagcagctggaaACCCTGCGGGAAACAGAGCCGCAGCCCGAGGGtgaggagcaacagcagcaggaggaggcggCTAAGGAGCCGGAGGCAGGAGAAGAAGCACCGgcggaggagcagcagcagccgcgcGATGCCAGAACCCCAGGTGGAGAGGAGgtggagg gcgcGGAGACGGTGGAGCAAgcacaggaggaggaggccagGGTGAGTGAACCGGAGCCCACAGTCCAAGAgaaagatgatgatgatgaacaggaggaggaggagcagcagcagcagcaacggtCCCGGCAGAGCAGCCTTGCTGAAGAACAGGAAGAGAAGGACGACGAGGAGGACCAGATACGGGGCACCGCGGAGCGGAGTGAGCTAGTGCTGCGCTACCTGGCCATGTGCGGGGAGCGAGAGATGCTTCTGCAACACTCCTTGCTGCTGCAACACAAACTCTGCACCAGCTTTCGGCGGCGCAGGGGCTCCGAAGTGCGGCGGAGCCCGAAGTCCAGATCGTCGGTGCCCGCCTCGCCTCTACCCGCCTCAGCTGCACCCGCTCTCGAGATGGAGCAGCGCTACCAGCGCACCTTGGAGGCCCTGACCGAGCTGCGCGTGCAGTTCATGCAAGACAGTGCCCAGTACAAGCAGCAGGCCGACGAACTGGAGTCCCGCTGTCAGGAGATACTGGAAAAGGTGGACGTGGATTGGCGAGTCTTCCAGGAGCGCAAGAAGCAAGTAGCCCTGGCTGTGCTGAGCAGGCGGGGAGGCAAGCAGGCAGCGGTCGAGGAGCTGGAGCAGATGCAGGCCCGTGAGCAACGCAGGGAGGAGACGGTGGTGCAAGTGCGGCTCGAGAACATCAAGCTGAAGGACCAAGTCCACGAGCTGGAGCTGGAATTGCGAGCTAGCGAGGAACTGGCAGAGGGGCTGCATCTCATTGACTTCGAGCAGCTCAAGATTGAGAACCAGACGTACAACGAGAAGATCGAAGAGCGGAACGAGGAGTTGCAGAAGCTGCGGCGCAAAATCACCAGCACTGTGCATGTCCTGGCCCACCTGAAGGAGAAGCTGCAGTTCGTGCAAGCTGAAAACCTGGTCAAGAAGGACCGGCTGACTGAAGTGGAGGCTGCTGTAGCGCTTCGGCGTGACATCCTCACCAAGACCAAACAAGCCCGTGATAGCCTGCGCATCAGCAATGTCAAGTTGCGCCAGAAATGTGGCCTGCTGGGCAACGAAGCGCTGCTGCGTGACTTTGAGGACAAGGTAGATGCCAGTGAGGAGCTGAGCCGTCGGCTGGAGACGCTGAAGCGCCGTCATGCAGAGCTCACCCTTAACTGCAGTGCCATCAAGAAGAAAATCAAGGAGGCCAAGTTGGCCAAAGCAGCCTTGCAGAAGTGA